A window of Candidatus Thorarchaeota archaeon genomic DNA:
TGCCTGATAGAGATTCAATCCCAGTTCCCCCACAGAAGTAAAAACGATGTCGCCAGGTTTATCTACATCAACCACTCTGAGTCGACGGAGAGGCTCGGCTGCAGCCTCGTGGCAAGCTATAAGATCTCCTGCCTGCATGTATACAATCTCACCATTATGGACGATTGTATCAATACAGAACATTGGAAGGGTCTTCCCTACTCGTTCTGCAATATCAATCATGTCTTGAATCACGGGATTGCCTTCGGTGTTACCCAGTCTACAGCCATCGACAAATCCTTTCTCAAGATCGAACATGCGTGGATGGTTCACTCGTATGGTTTCTCGTCCTGCGACACCAGGACAGAACAACTTGACAGTTCCAGCCTGTCCCGCGAAGTAATGATATTCGGAATCGCTGAGTGGGATTACCAGGCATGAATCGAGAACCCGTTCATCAATATAGATTGGTGTTCCCATAGTGCTTTTTCCGAGATGCTTGTTTCCTGCATCACAGTCGTGAATCAATATGCTGTCTTTCCACTCATTATACAACTCTGTGTGCAGGATTTTCTTCTCGATGCTTTCAGGAGTTGGTTGAGTATGAGAGCCGCTTGCGATGATGATTTTGATGTCCTCTCTCCTCACACCATACTCAAGCAGTTTATGCGTCAGAGGACCCAGTAATGCTCTTGTGTGAATATTCGGGCGAGTGTTGTCATCGATAATCAACATAATCGTCTCACCCTTCTGATAGACATCATCTAAGACCTCTTTCAAAGCTGGAGATTCTATGGGATCAGCTAAGACTTCATACAGTTTTTCAACAACATCATCAAAAGGGCGCTCGTATTCCTCGACATCAAGCACCTGGACGTTCTCAATCGATTTCGGAATGAATTCATCCACAACAGTAGAGCCATACTTGAGCGGCGTTTCGTAGTATTTCATGCCATCCAACTGTCTTATTGGATCTAGTTTCAATATGTAATGATTTGGGTTAAGGACTACAGAAGCGCGAAGCTGCGATTTTGCCCTTTCGGAGTCATTCAGTTTTGATTGTCTGAATAATCGAATGCAGATTCGCCTCGGTTTTGCCTTTCTGCGTTCCTTCCGCTCGAACTTCTACGCTGTTGTTCCTTATGTGTACAAACAACCGCACGAAGTCATGAAACTTCTGGACCCAATAAACAATAGCAAGGACGAATAGGACGTAATTCGAAGCCAGAATAATCAAAAAGCGCAAGGATAGACCTGATCCATCCAAGACGAAGGAAGGAAATAAGCTAAAAGCTAAGATGATTATAAACAAGATAATGTAGTGTACTGAAGATCTCCAGGTTCTCTCGAATACGAGCCTTCCTGCGTTTTCTTCTTTCGTCTCATACCAGCTTCCCGTTTCGGTCAACTTCCATTCGTCTATACGCTTACGGATTTTTTCTTTGTCAGTATCTTCTGGAAAATTGATTCTCTCTTCTCCAACAAACGACATTGCTTCCGGCCTCACTAATCACAGCTGGGAGAGTATGGAAGAGAGTCAATAAAAAGATGTAGTCCATACTGCTCAATCCACCGAGAGTATCAAAAATCGGTCTAGATGCGAAAAACTAATCTACTCCTGTGTATTAGCCGACTTGATAAGGCTTATAACTTAGATGCATCTAACTTTCCGCAGTCAACGTATGTTGAGTCTTTTCAATCTCAGTTGTGTTAGAATTAGGTGATTTGCAGCGATGCCATATGGACCAAACACTCAGGGGACAAAATCAGAACCAAGACCCCTTACTAGCATGCCTAGTGGAAGTCACTGCGTTTTTGTAGATATCATCAGGAGAAACCCAAAAAGGAAATCTAAGGGTAGAAGGGGAAGACATGGCTCTTTTGGACGGGGTCATCGGGGTCACCGAAGTAGAAGAAAAGAATTTAGAGAGATTCAGAATCGGATTATGGACTTAGGATTGACCCGAGGGGCCACGATGAAGGTGTTACAGGGAGGTTGTCAGGGGCCCGTGCTGATAGAAGTGCGGGGAACCCGGCTTGCACTTGGACAGGACCTTGCTAGTAGAATTTTGGTTCAGGCGGTGTGATATAAAATGATACGAGTCGCCCTAATTGCCAACCCAAATGTTGGGAAGAGCGTGATATTCAACAATCTGACAGGGGGAAAGCAACATACTGGAAATTGGCCGGGTAAAACAGTTGAGCGAAAAGAAGGCTATTTCGAGCACAAAGGGAGAAAATTCGAAATTATTGATCTCCCAGGCGTGTACAGTCTAAGTGCTCGTTCAGAAGATGAAAAAGTAGCGCGTCAGTATCTAATCGATTATAGACCCGAGGTTGTGGTAAATGTTCTCAACGCTGCCCAGTTGGAAAGGAATCTGTATCTGACACTTCTTCTCGTAGAGCTACAGCTTAACCTTGTAATAGTGTTGAACATGTGGGACATAGTCGAAGCAAGAGAAGATATGATAGATGTTGAAAAGCTGTCTGAGCGTTTGGATGCGCCGGTAGTTGTAACTACGGCAACCAAGAAAGCAGGGATGAAAGACCTGAAAGACGCGATTCTGGAAGCAGTTCCTGAAGACCTTCGAGAGGAACCAACAACACATGACGGAAATTCGAAAGAACACTTGCCAGGGGACATTGACCGTGATGACCATTTGCACTACCATCCACGGCATCATCATCATGGAGAGTACGAGCGACTGTCTCCGCCCCCTGTCAAATATGGTACTGAAGTCGAGCGAAAGCTCAAGAAAATAGTGATGTTAATCGAGGATAAACGAGAGCTGCGAGAGCGATTTCCGCCACGATGGCTTGCTTTGCGGCTTTTCGAACGTGACGAAGAAATACTGAGTATGATTGACGATCCCGAATTGAAAAAGAAGATTCTGGAGATAACGCCATGACAGGGTCTGCGGGGCAGCAAGATATGGATAATGAATACGAGGACGCAATCAATCCGCGGGTGATTCTTGCTGATGAACGCTATGAGCTGATTTCCGAAATTCTGGACGATGTCTACAAACCAGGACAGAAGAAGTGGCTGCTTAGCGATATGCTCGATGAGGTATTCTTGCACAAGTATCTTGGTCTACCCATATTCTTGCTAATCATGTGGGCGATGTTCGAGTTTACGTTTCAGGTGTCTGAAGTATTCATGGCAATGATAGAAGCTGGATTCACATACCTCGGTGGTTTAACCAGCCAAATACCAATACCATGGGTTGCATCACTTGTTACGGACGGCATTATTGGGGGAGTCGGTTTCATCCTTGTGTTTCTGCCCCCCATTCTTTTCATGTATTTTGCAATCGCACTTTTAGAGAATAGTGGATACCTAGCACGTGCAGCATTCGTAATGGATAGACTCATGGTAAAAATGGGGCTTCACGGAAAGTCATTCATACCGTTACTACTTGGTTTCGGCTGCACTGTACCTGCAGTCATGGCATCACGAACAATTGAAGGTAAATCAAACAGATTCACTACCATCCTCATAAGCCCCCTTATGTCATGCGCAGCGAGATTGCCCGTTTATGTACTTGTGGC
This region includes:
- the feoB gene encoding ferrous iron transport protein B; the protein is MTGSAGQQDMDNEYEDAINPRVILADERYELISEILDDVYKPGQKKWLLSDMLDEVFLHKYLGLPIFLLIMWAMFEFTFQVSEVFMAMIEAGFTYLGGLTSQIPIPWVASLVTDGIIGGVGFILVFLPPILFMYFAIALLENSGYLARAAFVMDRLMVKMGLHGKSFIPLLLGFGCTVPAVMASRTIEGKSNRFTTILISPLMSCAARLPVYVLVAGVFFPMISGTVVFSMYMLGIVMAVIMALIFKRTLFQQRASPLLMELPMYQMPTLRDTSIQTWERTMLFLKKAGTYLLAGSIILWFASSFGPAGFGV
- a CDS encoding 50S ribosome-binding GTPase — its product is MIRVALIANPNVGKSVIFNNLTGGKQHTGNWPGKTVERKEGYFEHKGRKFEIIDLPGVYSLSARSEDEKVARQYLIDYRPEVVVNVLNAAQLERNLYLTLLLVELQLNLVIVLNMWDIVEAREDMIDVEKLSERLDAPVVVTTATKKAGMKDLKDAILEAVPEDLREEPTTHDGNSKEHLPGDIDRDDHLHYHPRHHHHGEYERLSPPPVKYGTEVERKLKKIVMLIEDKRELRERFPPRWLALRLFERDEEILSMIDDPELKKKILEITP
- a CDS encoding DUF2088 domain-containing protein, whose translation is MKYYETPLKYGSTVVDEFIPKSIENVQVLDVEEYERPFDDVVEKLYEVLADPIESPALKEVLDDVYQKGETIMLIIDDNTRPNIHTRALLGPLTHKLLEYGVRREDIKIIIASGSHTQPTPESIEKKILHTELYNEWKDSILIHDCDAGNKHLGKSTMGTPIYIDERVLDSCLVIPLSDSEYHYFAGQAGTVKLFCPGVAGRETIRVNHPRMFDLEKGFVDGCRLGNTEGNPVIQDMIDIAERVGKTLPMFCIDTIVHNGEIVYMQAGDLIACHEAAAEPLRRLRVVDVDKPGDIVFTSVGELGLNLYQAGKGIHASWNAVRHDLDGWVVLLAPCEEGIGSMGYEEAMQETKDMVVKDALKHVIKTYCTEETFKIGNQKPPDLFRILLDVAERNIKLVTELDSEMLSEVYRMDGRNPKSCEEAQGVLREIMQEFLEEHPEPTVYVLNDPGLLVNVKNR
- a CDS encoding ferrous iron transport protein A — protein: MPYGPNTQGTKSEPRPLTSMPSGSHCVFVDIIRRNPKRKSKGRRGRHGSFGRGHRGHRSRRKEFREIQNRIMDLGLTRGATMKVLQGGCQGPVLIEVRGTRLALGQDLASRILVQAV